From one Lotus japonicus ecotype B-129 chromosome 3, LjGifu_v1.2 genomic stretch:
- the LOC130744218 gene encoding uncharacterized protein LOC130744218 has protein sequence MRKPYQRPAAQGPNAVRGAAPVSKEDVTYYKCNEKGHYANKCGKEIVGWRCRKPGHVERNCPSAAKTELVLNTARRRRPSAPGRVFAISGEQAAITDDLIQGTCLIAGTSLMVLFDSGATHSFITKDCVKKLGLPTTDLPFDLVVTTPAADQLVTRTACLQCPLVYEDRKFLANLVCLGLRELDVILGMDWLAQYHVLLDCANKAVVFPDPGVTDYLNPYNLGKGSPAYVNSIVAEEKHDGDVRNILVVQEYVDVFPEDVPGLPPVRETEFSIDIVPGTGPISMAPYRMAPAELAELAKQLDDLSSKGFIRPSVSPWGAPVQLVLRS, from the coding sequence ATGAGAAAGCCGTACCAGCGCCCAGCCGCTCAAGGACCAAATGCTGTGAGGGGAGCAGCCCCTGTTTCAAAAGAGGACGTGACCTACTACAAGTGTAATGAGAAGGGACACTATGCCAACAAGTGTGGCAAGGAGATTGTAGGCTGGCGATGCCGAAAGCCAGGTCATGTGGAGAGGAATTGCCCGAGTGCGGCCAAGACCGAGCTAGTGTTGAATACTGCCAGAAGGAGACGACCATCTGCTCCAGGTCGTGTCTTTGCTATTTCAGGAGAACAGGCTGCTATTACTGATGACCTTATCCAGGGTACGTGTCTTATTGCTGGAACATCACTAATGGTTTTATTTGATTCGGGTGCTACGCACTCATTCATTACTAAGGATTGTGTGAAGAAGTTAGGGCTACCGACTACTGACCTACCTTTCGATCTGGTGGTGACAACCCCTGCCGCTGATCAATTAGTTACACGCACAGCATGCTTACAATGTCCGTTGGTttacgaggatcggaagttccttGCGAACCTCGTCTGTTTAGGGCTCAGGGAGCTGGATGTGATTttgggaatggattggttagcGCAATATCACGTGCTCTTAGATTGTGCTAACAAGGCGGTAGTATTCCCAGATCCCGGCGTTACGGATTACTTAAATCCGTACAACCTGGGGAAGGGTTCACCGGCGTATGTGAACTCTATCGTTGCCGAAGAAAAACATGATGGTGATGTGCGCAATATCTTGGTGGTACAGGAGTATGTCGATGTGTTTCCCGAAGATGTACCCGGTTTGCCACCAGTCAGAGAGACGGAGTTCTCTATTGACATTGTGCCCGGTACTGGACCAATATCAATGGCACCTTATCGTATGGCCCCAGCGGAGTTGGCAGAATTGGCAAAGCAGTTGGATGATCTATCctcaaagggattcattcgacctagTGTATCGCCATGGGGTGCACCTGTGcaattg